In Polaribacter sp. L3A8, a genomic segment contains:
- the truA gene encoding tRNA pseudouridine(38-40) synthase TruA, which yields MRYFIELSYNGKNYHGWQIQPDVISVQEKLNKAVSTIFQEKIEVVGAGRTDTGVHASQMFAHFDLEKELKGDIPHKLNSLLPLDIVVYNVFAVDDEKHARFGALSRSYEYKIWLGRNPFLLDFSWQIHSQGLNIDLMNEAAKLLLEYTDFQTFSKVKTDVYTYNCDVTEAVWKQNGKELVFYITANRFLRNMVRAIVGTLVDVGLGKITKDDFRKIIESKNRGNAGLSVPAKGLFLTQIKY from the coding sequence TTGAGGTATTTTATAGAACTTTCTTATAACGGAAAAAATTATCATGGTTGGCAAATTCAGCCAGATGTTATTTCTGTACAAGAAAAATTGAATAAAGCTGTGAGCACTATTTTTCAAGAAAAAATAGAGGTAGTTGGTGCAGGAAGAACAGATACAGGAGTTCATGCGTCCCAAATGTTCGCACATTTTGATTTAGAAAAAGAATTAAAAGGAGATATTCCTCATAAATTGAATTCGCTTTTGCCTTTAGATATCGTTGTGTACAATGTATTTGCAGTTGATGATGAAAAACACGCTCGTTTTGGAGCACTTAGCAGAAGTTATGAATATAAAATATGGTTAGGTAGAAATCCTTTTCTGTTAGATTTTTCTTGGCAAATTCATTCTCAGGGTTTAAATATAGATTTGATGAATGAAGCTGCAAAACTATTATTAGAATATACAGATTTTCAAACCTTTTCTAAGGTAAAGACAGATGTTTACACGTATAATTGTGATGTTACAGAAGCTGTTTGGAAACAAAACGGAAAGGAATTGGTTTTTTATATTACTGCAAACCGTTTTTTAAGAAATATGGTGAGAGCAATTGTGGGGACTTTAGTTGATGTTGGTTTAGGTAAAATAACAAAAGACGATTTTAGAAAAATTATAGAGAGTAAAAATAGAGGGAATGCAGGTCTTTCCGTTCCTGCAAAGGGGTTGTT
- a CDS encoding metallophosphoesterase family protein, translating into MKKILLLSDTHSFIDTQILKFVKQADEVWHAGDIGNLDVTDTIKKLKPLRAVFGNIDGADARSEFSLDAKFEVEKVAVWMTHIGGYPNRYDLRIREEIKVNPPKIFISGHSHILKVQFDKKLNLLHLNPGAAGNHGFHKVRTMLRFELDNGEIKNMEIIELAKRG; encoded by the coding sequence ATGAAAAAAATACTATTATTATCTGACACTCATAGTTTTATAGATACTCAAATTTTAAAGTTTGTTAAACAAGCAGACGAAGTTTGGCACGCTGGAGATATTGGTAATTTAGACGTAACAGATACTATAAAGAAACTAAAACCTTTACGTGCTGTTTTTGGCAACATTGATGGTGCGGATGCAAGATCTGAGTTTTCTTTAGACGCTAAATTTGAGGTTGAGAAAGTAGCTGTTTGGATGACACATATTGGTGGTTACCCTAATAGATACGACTTAAGAATTCGTGAAGAAATAAAAGTAAACCCTCCTAAAATATTTATTTCGGGGCATTCTCATATTTTAAAAGTACAGTTTGATAAAAAACTAAACTTACTACACTTAAACCCTGGTGCAGCAGGAAACCATGGTTTTCATAAAGTAAGAACCATGTTGCGTTTTGAGTTAGACAATGGTGAGATAAAAAATATGGAAATTATAGAACTTGCTAAACGAGGTTAA